A portion of the Chiroxiphia lanceolata isolate bChiLan1 chromosome 10, bChiLan1.pri, whole genome shotgun sequence genome contains these proteins:
- the AADAC gene encoding LOW QUALITY PROTEIN: arylacetamide deacetylase (The sequence of the model RefSeq protein was modified relative to this genomic sequence to represent the inferred CDS: deleted 1 base in 1 codon), which produces MGAKLLCLLLLPALLAYYIYTPLPAELAQPWRVMVLCTPFRAVGHLSAVLDLLGLMHYMEGLRLITAVETIVVTSDENVTVTDTEFNNVPVLLYLPKRAPDRLRRAMVYFHGGGWCLGDAGMKSYDHTSRRTSNELDAVVVSVNYRLAPEHRFPVPFEDVYSATKFFLQSSVLARYGVDPARVCVAGDSAGGNLAAAVAQQLLEDPEVKTKLKAQVLLYPALQALDLDLPSYRDNANKPLLSRSLMVRFWSEYFTSDPSLREAMASNRHVPAEAGHLLHFVNWSRLLPAGMRQGHVYAAPPAGSAALARRYPGFLDPRAAPLLGSDARLRQLPPTYILTCEHDVLRDDGAMYAQRLRDAGVSVTHDHVRDAFHGALLFTSWPFELALGHRLFNRYLQWLKENL; this is translated from the exons ATGGGGGCCaagctgctctgcctccttctcctgccagccctgctcgCCTACTACATCTACACCCCCCTGCCCGcggagctggcacagccctggagagTGATGGTCCTCTGTACCCCCTTCAGGGCCGTGGGGCACCTG TCCGCGGTGCTGGATCTGCTGGGGCTGATGCACTACATGGAGGGCCTGAGGCTGATCACAGCTGTCGAGACCATCGTGGTCACATCCGATGAAAACGTCACTGTGACAGACACCGAGTTCAACAACGTCCCCGTCCTCCTGTACCTGCCCAAGAGGGCACCTGACAGGCTGAGGAGGGCCATGGTCTACTTCCACGGTGGGGGGTGGTGCCTGGGAGACGCAG GCATGAAATCCTATGATCACACCTCACGGCGAACTTCAAACGAGCTGGATGCTGTCGTGGTGTCAGTCAA CTACAGGCTGGCCCCTGAGCACCGCTTCCCGGTGCCGTTTGAAGACGTGTACTCAGCGACCAAGTTCTTCCTGCAGAGCAGTGTCCTGGCCCGGTACGGGGTGGACCCTGCACGGGTCTGTGTCGCAGGGGACAGCGCGGGGGGCAACCTGGCTGCGGCTGTGGCACAACAG CTGTTGGAGGACCCTGAAGTCAAAACGAAGCTCAAAGCCCAAGTTTTGCTCTACCCTGCTCTGCAGGCCCTGGACCTGGACCTGCCGTCCTACCGAGACAACGCCAACAAGCCCCTGCTGTCCAGGTCGCTCATGGTCAGGTTCTGGAGCGAGTATTTCACGTCGGACCCCTCTCTGAGGGAGGCGATGGCCTCCAACAGGCACGTCCCCGCTGAGGCGGGGCACCTGCTGCACTTTGTGAACTGGAGCCGGCTGCTGCCCGCGGGGATGCGCCAGGGGCACGTGTACGCGGCCCCCCCCGCC GGCAGCGCGGCGCTGGCACGGCGGTACCCCGGGTTCCTGGACCCGCGGGCGGCCCCGCTGCTGGGCAGCGATGCCCGGCTGCGCCAGCTGCCCCCCACCTACATCCTGACCTGCGAGCACGACGTGCTGCGGGACGACGGTGCCATGTACGCGCAGCGGCTGCGCGACGCCGGCGTCAGCGTCACCCACGACCACGTGCGGGACGCCTTCCACGGGGCCCTCCTGTTCACCTCGTGGCCCTTCGAGCTGGCCCTGGGCCACCGGCTCTTCAACAGATACCTGCAGTGGTTGAAGGAGAACCTCTGA